A region of Spongiibacter tropicus DSM 19543 DNA encodes the following proteins:
- a CDS encoding glyceraldehyde-3-phosphate dehydrogenase: MTERRRERPDDYFADWKEREALAEGMIPLIGKLYRNNNVKTYIYGKNLVNLSVLDIMQAHRFVRQVEQNELSEFETFPVIQALAALDLGTAHIDAGRIAVAYEAEGKPAGKSVDEFVRSQVADLVGGDKELTRPPRDVVLYGFGRIGRLMARLLVEKAGGGDNLRLRAVVVRQGGAENDLVKRASLLRRDSVHGPFNGTIRVDEERQSFVANGVEVKVIYANSPEEVDYTQYGINDAILVDNTGKWRDSEGLSIHLSRPGISKVILTAPGKGDMKNIVAGVNNEQILDSDTIISAASCTTNAIAPPLKVLDDRFGIESGHVETVHSYTNDQNLIDNYHKGNRRGRSAPLNMVISETGAAKAVGKVLPQMLGKLSGNAIRVPTPNVSLAILSLNLKTATTVEELNEHMRQAALHSPLRKQIDYSNSPEVVSSDFVGSRHACVFDSEATIVNGTHAILYCWYDNEFGYSCQVHRILEQMAGVKYAVYPAE, encoded by the coding sequence GTGACAGAGAGAAGACGAGAGCGTCCTGATGATTACTTCGCCGACTGGAAAGAGCGCGAAGCATTGGCCGAGGGGATGATTCCCCTGATCGGTAAGCTCTACCGCAACAACAACGTCAAAACCTACATCTACGGAAAGAATCTGGTCAATCTGTCAGTGCTGGATATCATGCAAGCGCACCGCTTTGTGCGTCAGGTCGAGCAAAACGAACTGTCGGAGTTTGAAACCTTTCCGGTGATTCAGGCGCTGGCTGCACTGGACCTGGGTACGGCCCATATTGATGCTGGCCGTATTGCGGTTGCCTACGAGGCCGAAGGCAAGCCGGCTGGGAAGTCGGTTGATGAATTTGTCCGCAGTCAGGTTGCCGATCTGGTCGGTGGTGACAAAGAACTGACCCGTCCACCCCGCGATGTGGTGCTGTATGGCTTTGGCCGTATCGGTCGTTTGATGGCGCGCCTGTTGGTCGAGAAAGCCGGCGGCGGTGACAACCTGCGCCTGCGCGCGGTGGTTGTACGCCAGGGCGGTGCTGAAAATGATCTGGTCAAGCGCGCCTCGCTGCTGCGCCGCGACTCGGTTCACGGTCCTTTCAATGGCACCATTCGTGTCGATGAAGAGCGCCAGTCTTTTGTGGCCAACGGTGTGGAAGTGAAGGTGATCTACGCCAACAGCCCCGAGGAAGTGGATTACACCCAATACGGCATCAACGATGCCATCCTGGTTGATAACACCGGCAAATGGCGCGACAGCGAAGGTCTGTCGATCCATCTGTCTCGCCCCGGCATTTCTAAAGTGATTCTGACGGCGCCCGGCAAAGGTGATATGAAGAATATCGTTGCCGGCGTCAATAATGAGCAGATTCTCGACAGCGATACCATTATTTCTGCCGCCAGCTGTACCACTAACGCCATCGCGCCGCCGCTGAAAGTGCTGGACGACCGTTTTGGTATTGAGAGTGGTCACGTTGAGACGGTTCACTCGTACACCAATGACCAGAACCTGATCGACAACTACCACAAGGGCAACCGTCGTGGTCGCAGTGCACCGCTGAACATGGTTATCTCTGAAACCGGTGCGGCCAAAGCGGTAGGTAAAGTGTTGCCACAAATGCTGGGCAAATTGAGCGGCAATGCGATCCGAGTGCCGACGCCCAACGTTTCGCTGGCCATTCTGTCGCTCAATCTGAAAACCGCAACAACGGTTGAAGAGCTGAATGAGCATATGCGTCAGGCGGCGCTGCACTCTCCGCTGCGCAAGCAAATTGACTACTCGAACTCGCCGGAAGTGGTTTCCAGTGATTTCGTCGGCTCGCGTCACGCCTGTGTGTTTGACAGTGAAGCCACTATTGTTAATGGCACTCACGCCATCCTCTACTGCTGGTACGACAACGAGTTCGGTTACAGCTGTCAGGTACACCGGATCCTCGAGCAGATGGCCGGGGTCAAGTACGCGGTGTACCCCGCCGAATAA
- a CDS encoding Na(+)-translocating NADH-quinone reductase subunit A produces MIKISRGLDVPISGAPEQRIEPGPKARSVALIGFDYVGMKPTMAVKVGDRVKTGQLLFTDKKTEGVRYTAPATGVVSAINRGEKRVLQSVVIDVEDDEFESFASYSAAELSGLSRDQVAENLQQSGLWTALRTRPFSKVPALDAKPAAIFVTAIDTHPLAADPAVVIAEAAEDFSHGLEVLCKLTDGKVHLCVAPGSNVPALDNSQLHVTEFAGGHPAGLVGTHMHFLEGASLNKQLVSVGYQDVIAIGRLFTTGKLSTERVVALAGPQVEQPRLLRTRLGASLEELCAGQLKAGENRLISGSILGGRTARGALAYLGRYHNQVSVLLEGVQREFMGWLSPGANKHSTLRIYLSQFMKKALPYTTNTNGSERAMVPVGAYERVMPLDILPTQLLRALIVGDTQMAQDLGCLELDEEDLALCTYVCPGKYEYGPILRDNLSRIEKEG; encoded by the coding sequence ATGATCAAAATCTCCAGGGGCTTAGATGTGCCCATATCCGGCGCGCCTGAACAGCGCATCGAGCCAGGGCCAAAAGCCCGCTCGGTGGCGTTGATCGGCTTCGATTATGTCGGCATGAAGCCGACAATGGCGGTAAAAGTGGGTGATCGGGTGAAAACCGGTCAACTGCTTTTTACCGACAAGAAGACCGAAGGCGTACGTTACACCGCTCCAGCAACCGGTGTGGTTTCTGCCATTAACCGCGGTGAAAAGCGGGTGCTGCAATCGGTCGTGATCGATGTTGAAGATGACGAGTTCGAGAGCTTTGCCAGCTATTCTGCTGCAGAACTGTCGGGGCTGAGCCGCGATCAGGTTGCCGAAAATCTTCAGCAATCCGGTCTGTGGACGGCATTGCGCACGCGTCCTTTCAGCAAAGTGCCTGCACTGGATGCCAAGCCTGCTGCGATCTTCGTGACAGCCATCGACACGCATCCGCTGGCGGCAGATCCCGCAGTGGTGATTGCCGAAGCCGCAGAAGACTTCAGCCACGGTTTGGAAGTGCTGTGCAAGCTGACCGATGGCAAAGTCCACCTCTGTGTGGCGCCAGGCAGCAATGTGCCCGCGCTGGATAACAGCCAGCTCCACGTGACCGAGTTTGCGGGTGGACACCCTGCGGGCCTGGTCGGCACGCACATGCATTTTCTCGAAGGCGCCAGCCTCAACAAGCAGCTGGTTTCTGTCGGCTATCAAGATGTGATTGCCATTGGTCGTTTGTTCACCACAGGTAAACTCAGCACTGAGCGTGTGGTTGCACTCGCCGGCCCGCAAGTAGAGCAGCCGCGGCTGCTGCGCACCCGTCTGGGCGCCAGCCTGGAAGAGCTTTGCGCCGGGCAGCTTAAAGCGGGTGAGAATCGCTTGATCTCCGGTTCTATCCTGGGCGGTCGCACGGCGCGCGGCGCTCTCGCGTATCTGGGGCGCTACCACAATCAGGTCAGCGTGCTGCTGGAAGGCGTGCAGCGTGAATTCATGGGTTGGTTGTCGCCGGGAGCGAACAAGCACTCGACACTGCGTATTTATCTCTCGCAGTTCATGAAGAAGGCGCTGCCGTATACCACCAATACCAATGGCAGTGAGCGGGCGATGGTGCCCGTGGGCGCTTACGAGCGCGTGATGCCCTTGGACATCCTGCCGACTCAGTTGCTGCGCGCACTGATTGTGGGTGACACGCAGATGGCTCAAGACTTGGGCTGTCTGGAGTTGGATGAAGAAGATTTGGCGCTGTGTACCTATGTTTGCCCTGGCAAATATGAATACGGCCCGATTCTCCGTGACAATCTCAGCCGCATCGAGAAGGAGGGGTAA
- a CDS encoding NADH:ubiquinone reductase (Na(+)-transporting) subunit B, with amino-acid sequence MGLRSLLDNLEPHFEKGGRFEKWYALYEAVDTIFYSPGSVTKTTAHVRDGVDLKRIMITVWFCAFPAMFFGMWNIGFQANTIMAEAGLAAGEGWRHVMIGMFAGYDPSSLWDNFWHGFWFFIPVYAVTFVVGGFWEVLFAMKRGHEVNEGFFVTSILFALICPPSIPLWQVALGISFGVVVGKEVFGGTGKNFLNPALTGRAFLFFAYPAQLSGDAVWTAVDGYTGATALSVAASEGMAALQQNLTWFDAFTGNMHGSMGEVSTIAILIGGAVLLWTGIASWRIVLGVFSGMVALSLLFNSVGGENPMMAMPWYWHFVLGGFAFGMIFMATDPVSAAMTNTGKFIFGLLIGAMVVLIRVVNPAFPEGMMLAILFGNLFAPLIDHFVVQANIKRRLARG; translated from the coding sequence ATGGGTCTGCGATCACTGTTAGACAATCTTGAGCCGCATTTCGAAAAAGGCGGCCGCTTTGAAAAGTGGTATGCGCTGTATGAAGCAGTAGACACCATTTTTTATTCACCGGGTTCTGTGACCAAAACCACGGCACACGTTCGCGATGGCGTTGATCTCAAGCGCATCATGATCACCGTGTGGTTCTGTGCCTTCCCAGCGATGTTCTTCGGTATGTGGAACATCGGCTTTCAGGCCAATACCATCATGGCTGAGGCCGGACTTGCCGCCGGTGAGGGCTGGCGTCACGTTATGATCGGCATGTTTGCCGGATACGATCCCAGCAGTCTTTGGGATAACTTCTGGCATGGCTTCTGGTTCTTTATCCCCGTTTACGCCGTAACCTTTGTGGTCGGCGGCTTCTGGGAAGTGCTGTTCGCCATGAAGCGCGGGCACGAAGTGAACGAGGGCTTCTTCGTTACCTCCATTCTGTTCGCCCTGATTTGCCCGCCATCGATTCCCTTGTGGCAAGTGGCGCTGGGTATCAGTTTCGGCGTTGTTGTGGGTAAAGAAGTCTTTGGCGGTACGGGCAAAAACTTCCTCAACCCCGCGCTGACTGGACGTGCGTTCCTGTTCTTCGCTTACCCTGCACAACTGTCGGGTGATGCGGTGTGGACCGCAGTAGATGGCTACACCGGCGCCACAGCGCTGTCGGTCGCGGCTAGCGAAGGCATGGCCGCACTGCAGCAAAACCTGACCTGGTTCGACGCTTTCACCGGCAATATGCATGGCTCCATGGGTGAAGTTTCTACTATCGCTATTTTGATCGGTGGTGCGGTGCTGCTGTGGACCGGCATTGCCTCCTGGCGCATTGTGCTGGGTGTGTTCAGTGGCATGGTTGCTTTGTCGCTGCTGTTCAACTCCGTTGGCGGTGAAAACCCCATGATGGCGATGCCCTGGTACTGGCACTTTGTGCTGGGCGGCTTTGCTTTCGGGATGATCTTTATGGCGACTGATCCTGTGTCAGCAGCTATGACGAACACCGGCAAATTTATATTTGGTCTGTTGATTGGTGCCATGGTGGTACTGATTCGCGTGGTTAACCCGGCCTTCCCAGAGGGCATGATGCTGGCGATTCTGTTCGGCAACTTGTTCGCGCCCCTGATTGACCACTTCGTGGTTCAGGCAAATATCAAACGGAGGTTGGCACGTGGCTAA
- a CDS encoding Na(+)-translocating NADH-quinone reductase subunit C, which translates to MANNDSIQKTLLVAVTLCIVCALVVSSAAVLLKPAQVANKALDRKANILAAAGMLSADESVEKQFEKVTTRIVNLQTGKFSDQYSPDGFEQSQIAKDPATSIALGEDDTAKIKRRENFAVVYMVEHDGELDKIILPVRGAGLWSTLYGFLALENDLNTVAGLGFYEHGETPGLGGEVDNPKWKALWPGKEVYDDGQVAIELIKGSVDASTRNAENKVDGLSGATLTSRGVSNLVQFWMGDNGYKLFLKNLRAGEA; encoded by the coding sequence GTGGCTAATAACGACAGTATTCAAAAAACGCTGCTGGTCGCGGTAACACTCTGTATTGTCTGCGCACTGGTAGTTTCTTCGGCAGCGGTGCTGCTCAAGCCGGCTCAGGTTGCCAACAAAGCGCTGGATCGCAAAGCGAATATTCTTGCAGCAGCGGGAATGTTGAGTGCCGACGAAAGTGTAGAGAAGCAATTTGAGAAGGTAACGACTCGCATTGTGAATCTGCAAACAGGCAAATTCAGCGATCAATACAGCCCGGACGGCTTTGAGCAGTCTCAGATTGCCAAAGATCCGGCGACTTCCATCGCTCTGGGCGAAGACGACACCGCCAAGATCAAGCGTCGCGAGAATTTCGCGGTGGTGTATATGGTCGAGCATGACGGTGAGCTGGATAAGATCATTCTGCCGGTTCGCGGTGCAGGTCTGTGGTCGACACTCTACGGTTTCCTGGCTTTGGAAAACGACCTGAATACCGTAGCGGGTCTCGGCTTTTACGAGCATGGCGAAACCCCCGGACTGGGTGGCGAAGTCGACAATCCCAAATGGAAAGCACTTTGGCCCGGTAAGGAAGTTTACGACGACGGCCAAGTCGCCATTGAGCTGATCAAGGGCAGTGTTGATGCATCGACGCGCAATGCTGAAAACAAAGTGGATGGCTTGAGCGGTGCAACACTGACCAGCCGCGGCGTGAGTAACCTGGTTCAATTCTGGATGGGCGACAATGGCTACAAGCTCTTCCTGAAAAATCTGCGTGCAGGGGAGGCCTAA
- a CDS encoding NADH:ubiquinone reductase (Na(+)-transporting) subunit D, protein MATLKEALTSPVFKNNPIALQILGICSALAVTSSMKVTVVMCISVILVTAFSSFAVSLIRNHIPGAIRIIVQMVIIASLVIVVDQVLKAYAFAISKQLSVFVGLIITNCIVMGRAEGFAMKNPPVASFIDGIGNGLGYSVVLLSVAFFRELFGSGKLFGIEILPLVTDGGWYVPNGLLLLPPSAFFLIGFFIWVLRSVKTEQVEKEEFKIAKNTRSVKEAF, encoded by the coding sequence ATGGCGACGTTAAAAGAGGCATTGACCTCACCGGTATTTAAGAACAACCCGATTGCATTGCAGATTCTGGGGATTTGTAGTGCGCTTGCGGTGACCTCCAGCATGAAGGTCACTGTGGTCATGTGTATTTCGGTAATTCTGGTAACCGCGTTTTCCAGTTTTGCGGTCTCGCTGATCCGTAACCACATTCCCGGTGCGATCCGGATCATCGTGCAGATGGTCATTATCGCTTCGCTGGTTATCGTGGTTGATCAGGTGCTGAAAGCCTACGCGTTTGCGATCAGCAAGCAGCTGTCGGTGTTTGTCGGCCTGATTATCACCAACTGTATTGTCATGGGGCGCGCCGAGGGCTTCGCGATGAAGAACCCGCCAGTGGCGAGCTTTATCGACGGCATCGGCAACGGCCTCGGCTACAGTGTGGTCCTCCTGTCTGTGGCGTTCTTCCGTGAACTGTTCGGTTCCGGCAAGCTGTTCGGCATCGAAATTCTGCCGCTGGTTACCGATGGTGGCTGGTACGTGCCCAACGGCCTGCTGTTGTTGCCGCCGAGCGCGTTCTTCCTGATTGGTTTCTTCATCTGGGTTCTGCGCAGCGTGAAGACCGAGCAGGTCGAGAAGGAAGAATTCAAAATCGCCAAAAATACCCGCAGTGTTAAGGAGGCCTTCTGA
- the nqrE gene encoding NADH:ubiquinone reductase (Na(+)-transporting) subunit E: MEHYISLFVRSVFIENMALAFFLGMCTFLAISKKIQAAIGLGIAVIVVLALTVPVNNLIYNYLLRDGALAWAGYPDVDLSFLGLLSYIGVIAAIVQIMEMFLDKFVPALYSALGVFLPLITVNCAIMGGSLFMVERDYNLAESVVYGAGAGTGWALAITALAGIREKLKYSDVPEGLRGLGITFITVGLMSLGFMSFGGIDL, encoded by the coding sequence ATGGAGCACTATATCAGCCTGTTCGTCAGGTCGGTCTTTATCGAGAATATGGCCTTGGCCTTCTTCCTCGGTATGTGTACGTTCCTGGCGATCTCTAAAAAGATTCAAGCCGCTATTGGTCTGGGTATCGCGGTTATCGTGGTACTGGCGCTGACCGTGCCGGTCAACAACCTGATCTACAACTACCTGCTGCGCGACGGCGCGCTGGCCTGGGCGGGATATCCGGATGTGGATCTCAGCTTCCTCGGGCTGCTGAGTTACATCGGCGTTATCGCGGCGATCGTACAGATCATGGAAATGTTCCTCGACAAGTTCGTGCCCGCGCTTTACAGCGCCTTGGGCGTGTTCTTGCCGCTGATCACCGTAAACTGCGCCATCATGGGTGGTTCGCTGTTTATGGTTGAGCGTGACTACAACCTTGCCGAGTCCGTGGTATACGGCGCCGGGGCAGGTACCGGCTGGGCGCTGGCGATCACTGCACTGGCAGGTATCCGCGAGAAGCTGAAGTACAGCGACGTGCCGGAAGGTCTGCGTGGTCTGGGCATTACCTTTATTACCGTCGGTCTGATGTCGCTGGGCTTCATGTCCTTCGGCGGCATCGATCTGTAA